One genomic region from Tachysurus fulvidraco isolate hzauxx_2018 chromosome 14, HZAU_PFXX_2.0, whole genome shotgun sequence encodes:
- the acsbg2 gene encoding long-chain-fatty-acid--CoA ligase ACSBG2 isoform X5, producing the protein MSNKAVTDSTGDVPRSCAAVEIIAEMEDQLDFAINDSTEMETPCEKKHNTINTHTEPAPVSSAMGSGSALWTCQRDGEVKLRMGESGLEAEPPLTVNQMFTRAVDLFGKRTALGWKEGEMWKKINFEEYYRECRTAAKSFLKLGLQRYHGVGILGFNSPEWFISDIGAILAGGFSVGIYTTNSPEACQYVAENCQANILVVENHKQLQKILQIQDKLPHLKAIIQYKDALKEKKPNLYSWEEFMELGRNEPEGPLDDIIASQKPNQCCMLIYTSGTTGQPKGVMLSHDNLTWTALVTAQTVHITEETQEVVVSYLPLSHIAAQMVDIWITMRAGGATYFAQPDALKGSLVNTMREVRPTAFLGVPRVWEKMQEKMKAAGAKSSGLRRRVAIWAKGVGLQTNLSRMEQSGATHTPLNYRLAKHLVFRKVRKALGLDRCRLCYTGAAPITKDTLEFFYSLDIPLMELYGMSESSGPHSMSVHEAFRLTSCGKVIAGCKTKIFNPDEDGNGEICFWGRHVFMGYLNMLDKTEEALDADGWLHSGDLGKHDKGEFLYITGRIKELIITAGGENIPPVPIEDTVKEALPIISNAMLIGDKCKFLSMLLTIKCEINSETGVPEDELTPEAVEWCRKLGSSSTRVSEICGGRDHLVYTAIQDGINRVNQSATSNAQRIQKFIVLDHDFSITGGELGPTMKLKRPVVLKMYHEQIENLYKEAATPSNPENPLPPK; encoded by the exons ATGTCTAATAAAGCAGTAACGGATTCCACAGGAGACGTCCCACGGTCCTGTGCTGCTGTGGAGATCATCGCAGAAATGGAGGACCAGTTGGATTTTGCAATCAA TGATTCAACAGAAATGGAGACTCCCTGtgagaaaaaacacaacaccatcaacacacacacggagcctG CTCCCGTCTCTTCCGCCATGGGCTCGGGCTCAGCTCTGTGGACGTGTCAGAGGGACGGCGAGGTGAAGCTGAGGATGGGCGAGTCGGGGCTGGAGGCCGAACCTCCTCTCACCGTGAACCAGATGTTCACACGTGCTGTGGATCTGTTCGGCAAACGCACGGCGCTCggatggaaggaaggagagaTGTGGAAGAAAATCAACTTCGAGGAGTATTACAGAGAGTGTCGCACTGCAGCCAAGAGCTTCCTGAAG ctcgGCCTGCAGCGCTACCATGGAGTCGGCATCCTGGGATTTAACTCTCCTGAGTGGTTCATCTCTGACATTGGAGCGATTTTGGctgg AGGCTTTTCTGTAGGCATCTACACCACCAACTCCCCCGAGGCGTGTCAGTACGTGGCCGAGAACTGCCAGGCCAACATCCTGGTGGTGGAGAACCACAAACAGCTGCAGAAGATCCTGCAG atccAAGACAAGCTGCCTCACCTGAAAGCCATTATCCAGTACAAAGACGCTCTGAAAGAGAAGAAACCAAATCTTTACTCG TGGGAGGAGTTTATGGAGCTGGGCCGGAACGAGCCGGAAGGTCCGCTCGATGACATCATCGCATCGCAGAAACCCAATCAGTGCTGCATGCTGATCTACACATCAGGAACCACTGGGCAGCCGAAAGGGGTCATGCTGAGCCATGATAAC TTGACATGGACAGCGCTTGTGACGGCTCAGACGGTCCACATTACAGAGGAGACTCAGGAGGTGGTGGTGAGCTACCTGCCCCTCAGCCACATCGCCGCCCAGATGGTCGACATCTGGATCACTATGAGGGCCGGAGGAGCCACGTACTTCGCCCAGCCTGACGCCCTaaag GGCTCGTTGGTGAACACCATGCGTGAGGTTCGACCCACAGCGTTCCTGGGAGTTCCTCGGGTCTGGGAGAAGATGCAGGAGAAGATGAAGGCAGCCGGAGCCAAATCGTCCGGCCTGCGGCGCAGAGTGGCGATCTGGGCCAAAGGCGTCGGTCTGCAAACTAACCTGAGCAGGATGGAGCA GAGCGGTGCGACACACACGCCACTGAACTATCGCCTAGCCAAGCATTTAGTGTTCAGGAAGGTGAGGAAGGCGCTGGGGTTGGACCGCTGCCGCCTCTGCTACACCGGCGCCGCACCCATCACCAAGGACACGCTGGAGTTCTTCTACAGCCTGGACATCCCGCTGATGGAGCTGTACGGCATGAGCGAGAGCAGCGGACCACACAGCATGTCCGTGCACGAGGCCTTCAGACTCACCAG CTGCGGGAAGGTGATCGCAGGTTGCAAGACGAAGATCTTTAATCCCGACGAGGACGGAAACGGCGAGATCTGCTTCTGGGGCCGTCATGTCTTCATGGGCTACCTGAACATGTTAGACAAGACGGAGGAGGCACTGGACGCAGACGGATGGCTGCATTCCGGAGACCTGGGCAAACACGACAAGGGCGAATTTCTCTACATTACAGGACGCATCAAAG agctGATCATTACTGCTGGAGGAGAGAACATTCCCCCGGTGCCCATCGAGGACACAGTGAAGGAAGCCCTGCCCATCATCAGCAACGCCATGCTGATCGGAGACAAGTGCAAGTTCCTCTCCATGCTTCTCACCATTAAG TGCGAGATAAACAGCGAGACAGGCGTCCCGGAGGACGAACTCACCCCCGAGGCTGTGGAGTGGTGCAGGAAGTTGGGCAGCTCGTCCACACGGGTGTCCGAGATCTGTGGAGGACGCGACCACCTCGTCTACACCGCCATCCAGGACGGCATTAACAGAGTGAACCAGAGCGCCACCTCTAACGCCCAGCGCATCCAGAAGTTCATAGTGCTAGATCACGACTTCTCCATCACCGGAGGAGAGCTcg GTCCCACTATGAAGCTGAAGAGGCCAGTTGTGCTCAAGATGTACCATGAACAAATCGAGAACCTCTACAAGGAGGCGGCGACTCCGAGCAACCCCGAGAACCCGCTGCCTCCTAAATAA